Genomic segment of Myxococcus stipitatus:
CAAGGGAGAGTCCCCGGCACCTGTGTCAGCCTCCACACCCGTCATCCCCAGCGCCGACTCCACTCCCACCAGGCTCCCCGATGACCCGGGGCCCGGCGTGACTCGAAAGCCCTCCGTCGCGGCGCTCTGGAGCCTCGCTGTCGTGGCGCTCCTGCCCGCCGTGGTGGCCGTGGTGCAGCTGGGCCGTATCCACCCCGACGAGGTGTACCAGGCCCTGGAGCCCGCGTACTGGCGCGTCCACGGCTACGGCGTGTTGGCGTGGGAGTGGCGCGATGGCATTCGCAACTGGGCTGTACCTGGCGTCCTGGCCGGATTCCTCAAGCTGGCCTCCTGGTTGGGCATCAGCGATCCGCAGGGCTATCGCGCGCTGACGGCCCTGCCGCAGCTCGCCCTGCACGCCTGGAGCCTGTGGGCCGTGTACCGCTTCGCCGCTCGGAGGGCGGGGAGCGCGGGGGGCTGGCTGGCCGTCATGCTGGTGGGGCTGTATGGGCCCGTGGTCGTCTTCGCGGGGCGCACCCTGTCGGAGTCCTTCTCCACGTCCTTCCTCCTGGTGGCCATGGAGGCCCTGGACCGGCGCGAGCGAGAGGTGAGGGCGGGGCTCCTGGGGGGCGGGGCGCTGGGGCTGGCCGTGGTGACGCGCTATCCGTCCGCCATCTTCGTCCTCGTGGCGCTCCTGTGGCTGCTGGCGATGCGCCGCTGGAGGATGTTCCTCTTCACGTGCCTGGGCGGACTGGTGGTGGCGGCGGGGCTGGGGCTCCTGGACCACCTCACCTGGGGCAGCCCCTTCCATTCCTTCATCGCCTACGTCCGCTTCAATGTCCTGTCCGGTGACGCGGCGGCGCGCTTCGGAGCGGACCCGCCGCGCTTCTACCTGAAGCCCCTGCTGTCGGCCGTGCCCGTCTGGGCGTGGGGCGCGGTGCCGCTGGCCCTCGTGGCGGCGAAGCGGAAGTGGGAGGTGTCGCTGCCGCTGATGTGCGCGGCGCTCTACGTGGCCGCGCTGCTGAAGACGGCGCACAAGGAGGAGCGCTTCCTCTACCCGGCGCTGGTCCTGGGGGTGCTCGCCGCCGCGCCGGTGGTGGCTGGCTTCATCCTCACACAGGCTCGCCGGGAGCTCCGGTGGGGACTGTCCGCGGTGGCCCTGGGGCTCGGGGCGGCCTCCGCCTCCTTCTTCCCGCCCTTCGACCTTCGGGGGGACGAGTTCCGCGCCATCGTCGCGTCCACCCGGAGGGAAGGCGCCACGGGCGTGCTCATCGTCGCCGAGGGACTCTGGGGCGCCGGCGGGTTCTTCTACCTGGGCAGGGAAATCCCCTGGCTCACCTGCGACTGGCCTCGCGACGAGGCCTTCCAGGTGGCCATGAGGGAGCGCCGCTTCAACCGCGTCATCACCATCGATGACCGGACGCTCCCGGAGCTCGAGGCGGCGGGCTTCCGCACCGTCGAGCGCTTCGGCCGCCAGTCGCTGCTCGTGCGCGACTGAGGGCCCTGGGGGCTGTCAGGGAGGAGGGCGGGCTTGTTCCGCCCTGTTCGCCAGCGGACGTGCGGTAGCCCGCAAAGGCGAAGAGCCAGACCCCGAAACGAGGACTGGCTCTTCAGAACGGCCGGGACACACGCGGTGGTACGCTACCGTTGCTTCCTTCCGGACCTGGCGGGGTTCGCGCCCCCACGTTGTCCCGACCACAAATCATGTAGACATCAACGACTGAAATAACAACGGAGAGGGTGGGATTCGAACCCACGATACCCTTTCAGATATACACGCGTTCCAGGCGTGCGCCTTCAACCGCTCGGCCACCTCTCCAGAAAGTCTGGAGCGGAGAGCGTAGGATTCGAACCTACGATACCGTTACCGGTATGCCTGATTTCGAGTCAGGTGCCTTCGACCACTCGGCCAGCTCTCCAAGTATTCAATTGTCTCGTCGCTTCGCGCGCAACCGCTCGAAGAACGACTTTAGAAGAATCCTGCTGTCTTCAGCCAGGATACCACTCGCGACCTGGAGCCGGTGATTGTGCCGAGGCTCTTCAGCGAGATTGTAGAGAGAACCGACCGCGCCGGCCTTCGGGTCCATGGCGCCAAAGACAAGGCGCGTCACCCGGGACTGTACGAGCGCACCGGCGCACATGGCACACGGTTCCAACGTCACGTACAGGGTGACGCCCGTCAATCTCCAGACACCCAGATGCTTTCGCGCTGCATCCAACGCGAGGACTTCGGCATGGGCGAAGGGATTGCGATCCATCTCTCTGCGGTTGAAACCCGTTCCGATGATGTTTCCATCATGGACCGCCACCGCACCGACAGGGACCTCTCCGAGTGTCGCGGCTTCCCGCGCGAGCGCGAGCGCCTGCTGCATGAAAGCTTCGTCGTCACTCATGGAGACGGCGGGAAGAAAGGGAAACGCTCCCTGGAGGATTCGAACCTCCGGCCTTCGGATTCGTAGTCCGACGCTCTATCCAGCTGAGCTAAGGGAGCAAATCTTCACGCGCTGCTACAACGACAAGTGGCGGAGAGAGAGGGATTCGAACCCTCGATACCCTTTCGAGTATGCAGGTTTAGCAAACCTGTGCCTTCAGCCTCTCGGCCATCTCTCCAACTCTTCTCTGTCAAAGAACCACAAAACTCAAGAACATTTTCGGAGGCGGTAGGATTCGAACCTACGGAGAGCTTGCACCCTCTGCGGTTTTCAAGACCGCTGCCTTCAACCGCTCGGCCACGCCTCCAAACCACCCAGCCGACGGAGCCCCTCGGACCGACGTCGGCCGTGGGGCCGCCCTTCTACATGATTCTTCGCCCGTTGCAAGCGGATGATCACAACTTCCGCCACATCTACAGCGGCTTGAGCTCCTTCAGGCCGCCCATATAGGGCCAGAGGACCTCCGGGATGGCCACGGTACCGTCGTCACGCTGGTAGTTCTCCAGGATGGCAATGGAGGTGCGGCCCACGGCGAGCCCGCTGCCGTTGAGGGTGTGGAGGAGCTGGGGCTTGTCGCCCTTCTGTCCCCGGAAGCGAATCTTCGCGCGGCGGGCCTGGAAGTCGCCGCAGTCCGAGCAGGAGGAGATCTCCCGGTAGGCGTTCTGGCCCGGCAGCCAGACCTCGATGTCGTACGTCTTGCGGGCCGCGAAGCCCATGTCGCCGGTGCACAGGAGCATGACCCGGTGGTGCAGGCCCAGGCGCCGGAGGATGTCGCAGGCGTCGTCCGTCATGGACTCCAGCTCGTCCAGGCTCTTGTCCGGGTGCGCGAACTTCACCATCTCCACCTTGTGGAACTGGTGCTGGCGGATGAGGCCGCGGGTGTCCTTGCCGGCGGCGCCCGCCTCCGCGCGGAAGCACGGGCTGAAGGCGCAGTAGCGCACCGGCAGCGTGTCACCCTCGAGGATTTCGTCCGAGTGGTAATTGGTGACGGGCACTTCGGCGGTGGGGATGAGGAATCGCTCGGGGTCGCCCAGCGTCTTGAAGGCGTCGTCCTCGAACTTGGGCAGCTGGCCGGTGCCCATCATCGTCTCGCGCAGCACCAGGTAGGGCGGGAGCAGCTCCGTGTAGCCCTTCTGGGTGTGCACATCGATCATGAACGTGACGAGTGCCCGCTCCAGCCGCGCCAGCGCGCCCTTGTAGAAGGTGAAGCGGCTGCCGGAGACCTTCGCGGCGCGCTCGAAGTCGAGCATGCCCAGCTTCTCCCCCAGCTCGAAGTGCTGCCGGGGCGTGAAGGGGAGGTGGGGCTTCTCGCCCCAGATGCTCACCTGGACGTTGTCGTCGGCGCTCGCGCCCACGGGGACGGAGTCGTGGGGCGTGTTGGGGATGAGCAGGAGGATGCCGTTGATCTCCTCCTCCACCTCCTTGAGCCGGTTCTCCTTCTCCTTGATGTCCTGGGAGACGGCTCGGAGGTCCCCGCGCAGGGCGTCCAGCGCCTTGGGGTCTTCCTTGGCCTTCTTCTTCATCTCCTCGTTGGCGGCGTTGCGGCGCGCGGCCAGCGACTCCATGGAGACGTACAGCTCACGGCGCTCGGCGAAGAGGCGCTGGAAGGGGCCCAGGTCCAGGTTGCCGCCCCGCGTCTTCAGGCGAGCGACGACCGCATCGAAGTTCTGCGCAACGTTCCGGAGGTCCAGCATGGGGGACGCCTTGTAGTCACCCTCGGTAGGCGTCAGCAAGGTTCCTGGCGCTCGGGGTGCTCAAGGGCGGACGCCCTCGTCTCCGGGGGCCTGACGCCGGCCATCCCCGGGGGGACGGCCGGCTGTCGGCTGCCGGCTAGTTGCGCAGGTCGTAGATTTCTTCCTCGATGTCCTTCTTGTCGGAAGCGTCCGGCTTCTTCTCCAAGTAGGACTCGAAGGCCTGCACGGCCTCCCGGCGCTTGTTCTTCTCCTTATAGGCGAAGCCCAGGTAGTAGTAGGTCATCGGGTTCTCCGGCTCGGCCGTGGCGGCCTTGCGGTACCAGTCGATGGCCTTGGCGTGCTGGGCCTGCTCGGTGAAGGCGCGGGCGACCTTGTAGTAGACGTACGTGAGCTTCGTGTCCGCCTTGAGGGCCTTCTGGTAGCGCTGGATGGCGTCGTTCCAGCGGGCGGCGTTGAAGTACGCATCGCCGATGGAGCCCAGCACCCGCGTGCGGCGCGGGTCTGACTTGAGGCTCTCCTCGAAGGAGGCGATGGCCTCGTCGAACTCGCCGAGCTCCAGGTGGGCATGGCCCAGGGCCTCGTGGGCATCCGCGTTGGCGGGGTCCAGGTCGACGGCGGAGCGCCACTCACGCATGGCGTCTGGCAGGTTCTTCGCGTCGCGCAGGATGACGCCGTAGGCGTAGTGGTAGTCCGGGCGCTTGGGCGCGCGCTCCACCGCCTTGCGCATGGCGTCCATGGCCAGGGTGAACTCCAGCCGCTTCGCCTTGACGAGCGCCAGGTAGTAGAGCGCCTCGTGGTTGGAGGGCTCGTTGCTCAGCGCCAGGCCCAGGTTGCTCTCCGCGCCGGGCAGGTCTCCGCGCTCCAGCAGCACGGCGCCCAGGGTGATGGGAATCGTGGTGGAGCGGGGGTCCTCGCCCTTGGCCTTCTCCAGTTCGGCCACGGCCTCCTCGAGCTTGCCCAGGCGCCAGAGGACGATGCCGCGCTGTAGCCGGCCGTCCTTGAGCAGGTGCGGGTCCAGCTCCAGCGCGCGGTTGGCCTCCACCTGGGCCTTCTCCAGGTCCCCGGCGAGCAGCGCCACGCGCGACAGGCCCAGGTGGGCGTCGGCCAGGTTGGGGTCGAGCTGCACGGCGCGGTCGAACTCCTGCTGTCCCAGGAGGGCGTTGTTCTCCGCGAGGGCCAGCTCACCCAGACCCGAACGCACCCCCGGGTGCTCCGGCGCCTTGCTGGCGGCCTGCTCCAGCTGCGTCCGCGCCTCCGCGTTGCGACGCTGCCGCAGGTAGAAGCGGCCCAGGTACAGGTTGGCCTCCACCAGGTTGGCGTCCGCGGCGATGGCGCGCTTGTAGTGCCCCTCCGCCTCGGAGAGCTTGTCCAGCGCGTCCTCGATGCGGCCGTAGAGGTAGGC
This window contains:
- the serS gene encoding serine--tRNA ligase, translating into MLDLRNVAQNFDAVVARLKTRGGNLDLGPFQRLFAERRELYVSMESLAARRNAANEEMKKKAKEDPKALDALRGDLRAVSQDIKEKENRLKEVEEEINGILLLIPNTPHDSVPVGASADDNVQVSIWGEKPHLPFTPRQHFELGEKLGMLDFERAAKVSGSRFTFYKGALARLERALVTFMIDVHTQKGYTELLPPYLVLRETMMGTGQLPKFEDDAFKTLGDPERFLIPTAEVPVTNYHSDEILEGDTLPVRYCAFSPCFRAEAGAAGKDTRGLIRQHQFHKVEMVKFAHPDKSLDELESMTDDACDILRRLGLHHRVMLLCTGDMGFAARKTYDIEVWLPGQNAYREISSCSDCGDFQARRAKIRFRGQKGDKPQLLHTLNGSGLAVGRTSIAILENYQRDDGTVAIPEVLWPYMGGLKELKPL
- the tadA gene encoding tRNA adenosine(34) deaminase TadA gives rise to the protein MSDDEAFMQQALALAREAATLGEVPVGAVAVHDGNIIGTGFNRREMDRNPFAHAEVLALDAARKHLGVWRLTGVTLYVTLEPCAMCAGALVQSRVTRLVFGAMDPKAGAVGSLYNLAEEPRHNHRLQVASGILAEDSRILLKSFFERLRAKRRDN
- a CDS encoding mannosyltransferase produces the protein MSASTPVIPSADSTPTRLPDDPGPGVTRKPSVAALWSLAVVALLPAVVAVVQLGRIHPDEVYQALEPAYWRVHGYGVLAWEWRDGIRNWAVPGVLAGFLKLASWLGISDPQGYRALTALPQLALHAWSLWAVYRFAARRAGSAGGWLAVMLVGLYGPVVVFAGRTLSESFSTSFLLVAMEALDRREREVRAGLLGGGALGLAVVTRYPSAIFVLVALLWLLAMRRWRMFLFTCLGGLVVAAGLGLLDHLTWGSPFHSFIAYVRFNVLSGDAAARFGADPPRFYLKPLLSAVPVWAWGAVPLALVAAKRKWEVSLPLMCAALYVAALLKTAHKEERFLYPALVLGVLAAAPVVAGFILTQARRELRWGLSAVALGLGAASASFFPPFDLRGDEFRAIVASTRREGATGVLIVAEGLWGAGGFFYLGREIPWLTCDWPRDEAFQVAMRERRFNRVITIDDRTLPELEAAGFRTVERFGRQSLLVRD